One window of the Leishmania panamensis strain MHOM/PA/94/PSC-1 chromosome 12 sequence genome contains the following:
- a CDS encoding hypothetical protein (TriTrypDB/GeneDB-style sysID: LpmP.12.0980): protein MPAAPSSTFTQGETMEQLRLKGNACFTDNPAEAAEYYTRAVQLYEQRHGKDAACTLDEFTKSAGNALTCFFKMGETEQCAAMATRVLAFNPILAKANAFYGRCALVDPSLDTVSTGCGSAGAAALVHLCRAIYELPTLEPSTREDVDEALTRLIAERVSATEAFARSPEPGVQLARGRHGVGVEAIRTLPPLIEVVSLLTPFSVGAFEDFAGQGCCVECSKPIGSGDAEAGTEEPNEDDDHEEADKANSREQAKNEKKLLRCTTCNMVAYCSPACAEAHREQHEKFECSRMTRLSDMMESIESRRLDVPEQFFELAYHCITTLAGMKAKRQGHENVLKLTSHVDEVIQSLHPVGPLMCDLFKGEEETTTLYIIIGVLRCNALEVTDPSGLGVAQALHVGNTIASFFNHSCMPNCAIDTVRHAIVTTRIIYVGEELSIAYIPQLYWPTRLRRERLSEGYYFVCHCPRCQRCDKDPFELALSMELPAARRGATTHFHPIVQTACATIRSRMVGDVSQEDADKLRKLLSDLSKHLFPFHYLCHEVRNCLSFVHAVLGQTRECLCSCLDELLMWECILPGALPVKQMKIQNALECVQALDAKMTDCSAALLPHLSRLALMYDAEGPI, encoded by the coding sequence atgcctgctgcaccgtcgTCCACCTTCACGCAAGGGGAAACGAtggagcagctccgcctcaaGGGTAATGCGTGCTTCACGGACAACCCTGCTGAGGCAGCCGAGTACTACACGCGAGCTGTGCAGCTCTACGAGCAGCGACACGGTAAAGACGCTGCGTGCACTCTGGACGAGTTCACCAAGAGCGCTGGCAACGCGCTTACGTGCTTCTTTAAGATGGGCGAGACGGAGCAGTGTGCAGCTATGGCAACGCGGGTGCTTGCGTTCAACCCGATTTTAGCGAAAGCTAATGCTTTCTACGGTCGCTGTGCTCTGGTAGACCCCTCCCTAGACACCGTAAGCACCGGCTGTGGCagtgccggtgcggcggcgctcgtgCATCTCTGTCGCGCCATCTATGAGCTCCCGACACTGGAGCCCAGCACGCGCGAGGACGTCGACGAGGCGCTCACTCGCCTCATCGCAGAGCGCGTGAGCGCGACGGAGGCATTCGCGCGGTCGCCGGAGCCCGGCGTGCAGCTGGCTCGCGGGCGGCACGGGGTTGGCGTGGAGGCAATCCGCACCCTGCCCCCCCTTATCGAAGTAGTGAGCCTCCTCACCCCTTTCTCAGTTGGCGCCTTCGAGGATTTCGCCGGACAAGGCTGCTGCGTGGAGTGCAGCAAGCCCATCGGATCCGGCGACGCTGAAGCTGGGACAGAGGAGCCGAATGAGGACGATGACCACGAGGAGGCCGACAAGGCTAATAGCAGGGAGCAAGCAAAGAATGAGAAGAAGCTTCTGAGGTGCACCACGTGCAACATGGTGGCCTATTGCTCTCCTGCATGCGCTGAAGCACACCGGGAGCAGCACGAGAAGTTCGAGTGCTCGCGGATGACGCGGCTGTCAGATATGATGGAGAGCATCGAATCCCGCAGGCTTGACGTACCGGAACAGTTCTTCGAGCTAGCGTACCACTGCATCACAACTCTGGCTGGGATGAAGGCGAAGCGCCAGGGCCACGAAAACGTCCTCAAACTCACCTCCCACGTCGATGAGGTGATTCAGTCGCTGCACCCGGTCGGTCCTCTCATGTGCGACCTGTtcaaaggggaagaggagaccaCCACGCTGTACATAATTATTGGCGTACTGCGCTGCAACGCGCTGGAGGTGACAGACCCGAGCGGGCTCggcgtggcgcaggcgctgcacgTTGGCAACACCATTGCATCGTTCTTTAACCACTCCTGTATGCCAAACTGTGCGATTGACACGGTGCGACACGCCATCGTCACCACGCGCATCATTTATGTCGGCGAGGAGCTGAGCATCGCCTACATCCCGCAGCTGTACTGGCCAACCCGTCTGCGCCGCGAGCGCCTCAGCGAGGGTTACTACTTTGTGTGCCACTGCCCGCGGTGCCAGAGGTGTGACAAGGACCCCTTTGAGCTGGCTCTCAGTATGGAGCTGCCTGCAGCACGGCGAGGCGCTACAACGCACTTTCACCCGATTGTGCAGACTGCCTGTGCGACGATCCGCTCCCGTATGGTGGGTGATGTGTCGCAGGAGGACGCCGACAAGTTGAGAAAGCTGCTGAGTGACTTGTCAAAGCACCTATTCCCTTTCCACTATCTCTGCCATGAGGTGCGCAACTGCCTCAGCTTTGTGCACGCGGTGCTAGGCCAGACGCGGGAGTGCCTATGTAGTTGCCTGGACGAACTTCTTATGTGGGAGTGCATCCTGCCCGGGGCCCTGCCAGTGAAGCAGATGAAAATTCAGAACGCGCTGGAGTGTGTACAGGCGTTGGATGCAAAGATGACTGactgctctgctgcgctgctcccgCATCTCTCGCGCTTGGCACTGATGTACGACGCCGAGGGACCCATTTGA
- a CDS encoding hypothetical protein (TriTrypDB/GeneDB-style sysID: LpmP.12.0970): MERLSGEKEAHEDPTRVVAPPSVPLPDLVAQSADDDRDVDPIEIADVDMTEPFLTEPHSCDVPAGAAGVLRSGEEMPPCLSAPYMEALLNTDPRISFLALHIGALRAIEAREEMNRLHYDYLPWCVPSTEFMEHPPSGGAPFFTVPLMHPSVRTRLPLERGDCEVDELLSHPTREALTAAIGADMLEHLRFSRNVDVMRRRRSKRAAAAGGKG, encoded by the coding sequence ATGGAGAGGCTGtcaggagagaaagaggcgcacgaGGACCCAACACGTGTTGTGGCGCCTCCGTCTGTACCTCTTCCTGATTTGGTGGCGCAAAGCGCGGATGACGATAGAGATGTTGACCCCATTGAGATCGCTGACGTTGACATGACGGAACCTTTCCTCACAGAACCGCACAGCTGTGACGTGCCTGCGGGGGCAGCGGGCGTCTTGAGGAGCGGGGAGGAGATGCCCCCATGCTTGTCAGCGCCGTAcatggaggcgctgctgaacacAGACCCCCGAATTTCCTTTCTTGCGCTGCACATTGGGGCCCTTCGCGCCATCGAGGCGCGGGAGGAGATGAACCGCCTCCATTACGACTACCTCCCCTGGTGTGTCCCTTCCACCGAGTTCATGGAGCATCCGCCGAGTGGAGGCGCGCCCTTCTTCACAGTCCCGTTGATGCACCCGTCGGTGCGCACTCGACTGCCACTCGAGCGTGGCGATTGCGAGGTGGATGAGTTGCTCTCACACCCCACCAGAGAAGCACTAACTGCAGCCATCGGGGCTGACATGCTTGAGCATCTTCGCTTCAGTCGCAACGTTGATGTGAtgcgacgacggcgctccaagcgggcggcagcggcaggcggcAAGGGTTAA
- a CDS encoding hypothetical protein (TriTrypDB/GeneDB-style sysID: LpmP.12.0940), translating into MLHLASEPQRKKGPAVPEYSRFLFGLALLLTILSDSSMNSHFAELSTIITANSDPSALQQLATFAAMEDVAEEEHLDWGSTSRLVHAQPTSLAKPRSAVPPNPLELDSVSPRTHHRTDSDNMLSDSHRSLTGTSTDETAGKSSTASSSFSRRRPHRRHHCRRSTASGAVSDVLSNSEAAAKLSAPRPVHSYVMWTKFHVMELAYSTGSNNFVHITERFLQYQRMFPIIYRCGLSKVDCPYEADLLAFPKVGLAASSRWACESCGKKHNVVCESCLRCRTPGPYAKLLIGQVVKAVGCTESLVRFFYATHPDIMIHRAECHYDTDGGVAGGGKGCASIYIRREDAAPLQQKLHHNAFFDVDSETEELLVYYVYAEQREWLQRYVQQRISTAERRPLFLPLSPLVVKESTPCAAPARRCIGRGRGRQHQGWGCGSTSFTATPAVHQQGGSRRGEHAMRQRRYQLREPCSHESEASGD; encoded by the coding sequence ATGTTGCATCTAGCGTCGGAGccgcagaggaagaaggggccAGCGGTGCCCGAGTACAGTCGCTTCCTGTTTGGTCTGGCACTGCTACTCACCATCCTCTCTGACAGCTCCATGAACAGTCATTTCGCGGAACTCAGCACTATCATCACAGCCAACAGCGACCCGAgcgcgttgcagcagctggcaacCTTTGCCGCCATGGAAGACgttgcggaggaggagcacctcGATTGGGGTTCCACTAGTCGACTTGTTCATGCGCAGCCGACATCGCTGGCGAAGCCGCGCAGCGCGGTACCGCCGAATCCACTGGAGCTGGACAGCGTCTCTCCCCGGacacaccaccgcaccgACTCGGATAATATGCTCAGCGATAGTCACAGGTCGCTCACTGGCACCTCCACGGATGAGACGGCCGGCAAGTCATCTACTGCTTCATCAtctttctctcgccgccgtccccatcgccgccatcactgccgccgcagtACTGCGAGCGGCGCCGTGTCTGACGTGCTGTCCAACAGTGAGGCTGCTGCGAAGCTAAGCGCACCCCGTCCGGTCCACAGCTACGTGATGTGGACAAAGTTCCACGTGATGGAGCTCGCCTACAGTACGGGCTCAAACAACTTTGTCCACATCACGGAACGCTTCTTGCAGTACCAGCGGATGTTCCCTATTATCTATCGGTGTGGCCTGAGCAAAGTCGACTGCCCCTATGAGGCAGACCTGCTGGCTTTCCCCAAGGTCGGTCTCGCAGCTTCCAGCCGGTGGGCTTGCGAGAGCTGCGGTAAAAAGCACAACGTCGTCTGCGAGAGTTGCCTGCGCTGTCGCACCCCGGGGCCGTACGCGAAGTTGCTCATCGGCCAGGTAGTGAAGGCCGTTGGCTGCACCGAGAGCctcgtgcgcttcttctACGCCACTCACCCCGATATCATGATTCACCGCGCGGAGTGCCACTACGATACggacggcggcgtcgcgggGGGTGGTAAGGGGTGTGCTTCCATCTACATTCGCCGCGAggatgctgcgccgcttcagcAGAAGCTACATCACAACGCATTCTTTGACGTGGACAGCgagacggaggagctgctAGTCTACTACGTGTACGCTGAGCAGCGGGAGTGGCTGCAGCGTTATGTGCAGCAACGCATCTCGACCGCGGAGCggcgccctctctttttgcctCTGTCGCCATTGGTGGTAAAGGAGAGTACGCCTTGCGCGGCACCAGCGAGGCGTTGCATCGGTCGCGGGCGGGGCCGCCAGCATCAGGGGTGGGGTTGTGGTTCCACGAGCTTCACAGCCACCCCAGCGGTGCACCAACAAGGAGGATCAAGACGCGGCGAACACGCCATGCGCCAGCGCAGGTACCAGCTGAGAGAGCCGTGCTCACACGAGTCTGAAGCAAGCGGCGACTGA
- a CDS encoding puromycin-sensitive aminopeptidase-like protein (TriTrypDB/GeneDB-style sysID: LpmP.12.0930) has protein sequence MVGMSSSMSLPPVPEAVLEGLLSPAFRMPSCVLPQHYALEFQPDAQHSAFLGSVYITLRVLEAPTHPFHHLILHALGLCVEASSIRVFVPTDPSSVFGDAVLPAHPSHHLGDEMSRQRPFRMEEGRYVACQSLNTIDISETVLLSFAECLPSEVGDTFTLIVDRFGGVIETPPEMEGLFHSSPTDATVLSTHLEPTGARRLYPCFDEPAIQATFQLSVIAAAAQTVLSNTEVEADITVASLPYVVQARQGMSEDTDDPRGEAMVSLTCASPSRQPSPPAASWHCIRFQITPPLHTCIVGFHVGRFTFLEQRSPRSRVLCRVVLPHTEPSSSGCFALDLATKAVDFFADFFGVRLPLGKLDVVGVEAFSVLGMENWGMINLLKDYLVVTSTTPLERRQRLTRLIGHEICHQWFGDWISIEWWNCLWLKEGMCRYLEYFFSNAVFPGWGLWNEFLCNIMSGALLADADPRETHPVDCCNPAPRRIYDSFDAISYDKGACVLRMLFSIIGVEWLKRAMHLLMMRFAGCAINAKDLGDCIVDTAEERCSGEAQRQHFKAIYSCLRMMETVSHPYLYIYQGPDESYTITQYISPSKRHGLLIEYLEQQRSRENAPVIDLFSAPVHTSFEWTPETTLRRFPASFLIPLRTVQWTPSGHSNMHLIFLEEVEHHSAYPTSASMLMATRGALLTPPAAVHGHAGTETGAVPGAVTSSPPYQTPPLLPPFGALSGPCYFNQGGSGFFQCDYDAATWRRLFEFIALFSEEDRMITTMHFINFAKAQLGHQPGDTGDRCTLFFEWLLHLTGTPGAMNSFLWELVTKALMTLVQLVQSHYCHSIVKEFVNTLYVPLQRRCALSFFAQENTASFQSSAHLSRQLVLRILQLLCLCNNPAVMEEAEKAAQWSLATLLSPDDSSLHTSSSLLSTAAGGTGKEAFGIGVTYPRNTSTSASPGHPSDSGVSAGFPLSAEVATVRSSGSSLPLTLTPAAVVRPFRDVSAPPATPMGNIANSYSHGSVKLTSSPGKVLNVSNELILGYAASSVPHSGLLLSSAPVDEPGSSDLFDATHTNPSGGVGGGSSAKSTNLHSHLCQLTGDFHIDDPSHIEAGSIALTHLVTQGRLAYWVAAAAVAVELLRLNRDELERVGAMPIPVARMAKVSPDQRRRVLQLVLPPVFALNQKSAFPFMEKVFYAAPVLESSIVMGLYRNSCFFSHLLSNRQLMTDRHTLEFILRYGTEVCANGYVVAQLKLLVYACLSVHSPALTASVEQYKGVEFADSSQPTDSFSSRKCSSKSSSPGTSSNSAAVSERSALRARYPAVVEVLDCMESNCVWMDYCSSYYDQFLCEKLHSAARQPMRNGG, from the coding sequence CGTTCCGGATGGAGGAGGGTCGCTATGTTGCGTGCCAAAGCTTGAACACGATCGACATCAGTGAGACGGTGCTGCTTTCCTTCGCCGAGTGCTTGCCGAGTGAGGTGGGTGACACCTTCACGCTTATTGTCGACCGTTTCGGCGGCGTCATCGAGACGCCTCCCGAAATGGAGGGGCTTTTCCATTCCAGCCCCACTGATGCCACCGTACTGAGCACGCACCTCGAGCCGACTGGAGCGCGCCGGCTCTACCCCTGCTTTGATGAGCCAGCGATTCAAGCCACCTTTCAGTTGTctgtcatcgccgccgccgcgcaaaCGGTTCTGTCGAACACGGAAGTCGAGGCGGACATAACAGTGGCATCGCTGCCATACGTCGTGCAGGCGCGGCAGGGCATGAGTGAGGACACCGACGACCCGCGTGGAGAGGCAATGGTGTCGCTGACGTGCGCTTCGCCATCGCGTCAgccatcgcctccagcggCATCCTGGCACTGCATACGTTTCCAAATTACCCCCCCACTTCACACCTGCATTGTTGGGTTTCACGTGGGTCGCTTTACCTTTCTCGAGCAGCGCTCGCCACGCTCACGAGTGCTGTGCcgagtggtgctgccgcacacagaaccgagcagcagcggctgttTTGCGCTTGACTTGGCCACTAAGGCCGTCGATTTCTTTGCGGATTTCTTCGGTGTGCGACTGCCGCTGGGGAAGCTGGACGTGGTCGGCGTGGAGGCGTTCTCTGTGCTTGGCATGGAGAACTGGGGTATGATCAACCTGCTGAAGGACTACCTCGTGGTAACTTCGACGACTCCGCTggagcgccgccagcgcttGACGCGGCTTATTGGCCATGAGATCTGCCACCAGTGGTTTGGCGACTGGATCTCCATCGAGTGGTGGAACTGTCTGTGGCTGAAGGAGGGTATGTGCCGCTACCTTGAGTACTTCTTCAGCAACGCCGTTTTCCCTGGCTGGGGCCTGTGGAACGAGTTCTTGTGCAACATAATGAGTGGCGCGCTGCTCGCCGACGCTGACCCGCGCGAGACGCACCCGGTTGACTGTTGTAACCCGGCACCACGACGCATCTACGACTCCTTCGACGCAATCAGCTATGACAAGGGGGCGTGCGTGCTACGGATGCTGTTCAGCATCATCGGTGTGGAATGGCTGAAACGCGCAATGCACCTGCTGATGATGCGCTTCGCCGGATGCGCGATCAACGCGAAGGACCTCGGTGACTGCATCGTTGACACGGCAGAGGAGCGATGCAGTggtgaggcgcagcggcagcacttcAAGGCGATTTACTCGTGTCTTCGCATGATGGAGACGGTGAGCCACCCCTACCTCTACATCTACCAGGGGCCAGACGAGTCCTATACGATCACGCAATACATATCTCCGAGCAAGCGGCACGGCCTTCTCATCGAGTacctcgagcagcagcgcagcagagaaaacGCACCGGTAATTGACCTCTTCTCAGCTCCTGTCCACACATCGTTTGAGTGGACGCCGGAGACGACGCTCCGTCGTTTCCCCGCATCCTTCTTGATTCCGCTGCGCACCGTGCAGTGGACGCCGAGCGGCCACAGTAATATGCATCTCATCTTCCTCGAAGAGGTAGAGCACCACTCCGCCTATCCAACATCTGCGTCTATGCTGATGGCGACGAGAGGGGCTCTTCTCacaccgccggcagcggtgcatgGCCACGCCGGTACTGAGACTGGAGCGGTGCCGGGGGCAGtgacctcctcccctccctaccAGACCCCACCGTTGTTGCCCCCTTTTGGGGCACTGAGTGGCCCGTGCTACTTCAAccaaggcggcagcggtttCTTCCAGTGCGACTACGACGCAGCGACGTGGCGCCGCCTCTTCGAGTTCATCGCCCTCTTCTCAGAGGAGGACCGGATGATCACCACAATGCACTTCATCAATTTTGCCAAGGCGCAGCTCGGCCATCAGCCCGGTGACACCGGCGATCGCTGTACGCTCTTCTTCgagtggctgctgcaccttACCGGCACACCCGGTGCCATGAACTCGTTTTTGTGGGAACTCGTCACCAAGGCTCTCATGACACTCGTCCAGCTGGTGCAGTCGCACTACTGCCACTCGATCGTGAAGGAGTTTGTGAACACTCTCTACGTGCccttgcagcggcgctgtgcgcTGTCGTTCTTCGCCCAGGAGAATACGGCGTCCTTCCAGAGCTCGGCCCACCTCTCTCGTCAACTCGTGCTCCGCATCCTGCAGTTGCTGTGTCTCTGCAACAACCCAgcggtgatggaggaggcagagaaagccGCGCAGTGGTCGCTCGCGACGCTCCTGTCACCTGACGACTCGTCCCTCCATACATCCAGCAGCCTactcagcaccgccgctggtggcacTGGGAAGGAGGCGTTTGGCATCGGTGTCACATACCCTAGAAACACaagcacctccgccagccCTGGGCATCCCTCCGACTCAGGTGTAAGTGCCGGGTTCCCGCTTTCTGCAGAGGTTGCCACCGTTCGAAGCAGCGGCTCTTCGCTGCCATTAACCTTGACGCCTGCCGCAGTGGTGCGGCCATTTCGTGATGTGTCGGCACCACCGGCGACGCCGATGGGCAACATAGCGAATTCGTACTCGCACGGCTCCGTTAAGCTTACCTCTTCGCCGGGAAAAGTACTGAATGTGTCCAACGAGTTGATTTTGGGGTacgccgcctcctcggtTCCCCACTCTGGGCTGCTACTCTCGTCTGCTCCGGTGGACGAGcctggcagcagcgatcTGTTCGACGCCACCCACACCAACCCCTCAGGTGGTGTGGGCGGGGGATCCAGCGCGAAAAGCACGAACTTGCACAGCCACCTCTGCCAACTCACCGGCGACTTTCACATCGATGATCCCAGCCACATTGAAGCCGGCTCAATCGCGCTGACGCACCTCGTCACGCAGGGTAGGCTGGCGTACTgggtggcggccgcggctgttgccgtggagctgctgcggctgaacCGCGACGAGCTGGAGCGGGTGGGCGCGATGCCGATACCAGTAGCGCGAATGGCGAAGGTGAGTCCAGATCAGCGACGCAGAGTCCTGCAGCTCGTCCTTCCCCCAGTGTTCGCGCTCAACCAGAAGTCGGCATTCCCGTTCATGGAAAAAGTGTTCTACGCCGCGCCGGTTCTCGAGTCGTCCATCGTCATGGGGCTCTACCGCAACTCGTGCTTCTTCTCGCACCTGCTGTCAAACCGGCAGCTTATGACTGACCGACACACGTTAGAGTTTATTCTCCGCTACGGCACTGAAGTGTGCGCTAACGGCTATGTCGTTGCACAGCTGAAGCTGCTGGTGTACGCTTGCCTATCCGTGCACAGCCCTGCTCTCACAGCGAGCGTGGAGCAGTACAAGGGCGTAGAGTTCGCTGACAGCTCGCAGCCGACGGACTCGTTCTCATCCAGGAAGTGTTCCTCGAAGTCCTCTTCGCCGGGGACTTCCTCGAACAGTGCGGCTGTGTCGGAGCGAAgcgcgctgcgtgcgcggtatcctgcggtggtggaggtgttGGATTGCATGGAGTCCAACTGCGTCTGGATGGATTATTGCAGCAGCTACTACGATCAGTTTCTGTGCGAGAAGCTGCATagtgcggcgcggcagccgaTGCGCAACGGGGGGTAG
- a CDS encoding arginine N-methyltransferase-like protein (TriTrypDB/GeneDB-style sysID: LpmP.12.0950), producing the protein MRTSNFFHRCCLLATNKPRASRAFHMSSPTQCEKAAAEGAVTTKTTANKDYYFDSYSHYGIHMEMLKDYHRTTTYRDAIWRNAYMFKDKVVLDVGCGTGILSMFAARAGARKVIGIDCSNVAVQARQIVQDNGFSDIITIIQGKVEELDLDEKVDIIISEWMGYFLLYESMLNTVLYARDRWGASDVKILPSSANMYACGITDPQYVEQKFDIWNNVNGLDFSYFKRLSYIEPLIDTVNPEQIITDIVPFFSFDINRVTEAELSFTSTFTLEAKQGDFVHAISVHFDTPFYAGHDPVVLNTSPMVPPTHWRQTVLYMFHPLIMKRGEKANFTMKCAPNPGNPRDLDISLHIDFDGELQACHYDQDFRLR; encoded by the coding sequence ATGCGCACATCGAACTTCTttcaccgctgctgtttACTTGCCACCAATAAGCCCCGAGCATCGCGTGCATTTCATATGTCCTCGCCAACGCAGTGCGAGAAAGCCGCGGCTGAGGGGGCCGTGACGACGAAGACAACAGCGAACAAGGATTACTACTTCGACTCCTACAGCCACTACGGTATTCACATGGAGATGTTGAAGGATTATCACCGCACGACGACCTATCGTGATGCGATCTGGCGTAATGCATACATGTTCAAGGACAAGGTCGTCCTTGATGTTGGCTGTGGTACTGGCATTCTCTCGATGTTTGCTGCCCGCGCTGGTGCCCGCAAGGTGATCGGCATCGACTGCAGCAACGTGGCGGTGCAGGCACGCCAGATTGTACAGGACAACGGCTTCAGCGACATCATAACCATCATCCAAGGCAAGGTAGAGGAGTTAGACCTAGATGAGAAGGTGGACATCATCATTAGTGAGTGGATGGGCTATTTCCTCCTGTACGAGTCCATGTTGAACACAGTCCTCTACGCTCGTGACCGCTGGGGCGCGTCGGACGTGAAGATTCTGCCTAGCAGCGCCAACATGTACGCATGTGGCATCACGGACCCGCAGTACGTGGAGCAGAAGTTCGATATCTGGAACAACGTGAACGGGCTCGATTTCTCCTACTTTAAGCGCCTCAGCTACATTGAGCCGCTCATCGACACTGTTAATCCGGAGCAGATCATCACCGACATcgttcccttcttttcctttgacATCAACAGGGTGACTGAGGCAGAGTTGTCCTTCACGAGTACCTTTACGCTGGAGGCGAAGCAGGGTGACTTCGTACACGCCATCTCGGTCCACTTCGACACCCCATTCTACGCAGGGCATGACCCCGTGGTGCTGAACACGTCGCCAATGGTCCCGCCTACGCACTGGCGGCAGACGGTGCTCTACATGTTCCACCCACTGATCATGAAACGTGGCGAGAAGGCAAACTTCACGATGAAATGTGCGCCAAATCCTGGAAACCCGCGGGACCTCGATATTTCCTTGCACATCGACTTCGATGgggagctgcaggcgtgcCACTACGACCAAGACTTCCGCCTCCGGTGA
- a CDS encoding hypothetical protein (TriTrypDB/GeneDB-style sysID: LpmP.12.0960) — translation MRQPSSRQRDGPPSRSPVGRRGVPAVVPHGSLSGDFETPPPPSRRLRSRSSPFDTAPSPPSFPPATGLGISVVSVQPCPRSRPVAQRRTMMSVGKARAIARIAPQTSRLLSSRETRLRREHISEGQPGSHSADAATPRRLLMRRFSGGVASARPPAITSAQLVELPSSSGVTPASFGIEVAGLTTDHAPRRPLGASQGSALSTSLLFTFPEATPPAPTVAGTDGPSMSGQESRTVSCTFPPTQKTTRTSLSTSSDAAPTAMASASLADSVPLIGAHFTTASGEDDEERTLGSLSASQPLSRFTAMREPSTLAASTRSPPMPSIAMHGRLIPSVTSITDSLHCSTTTDTAATPRRGSCLVWLPAGSAMDFSGCSSTTNPKSFTDELRSIHTSALITDDGAHHCQCSAEPASQGMESDGDVPAPLKAHLPSTSPLPHDPVAGHTWRAEFMTSRHAVSGALHVAHTPVKHPPRTVLPSSARTVKTSIQSQRVSARSVGTHGAPMRPPLPREGAIGGDGDTGTTLSGCDACTAVSYSPNLTHPPHASPRGTPHRVSNSSDRLRSVTPTMTATGASNSGASPRTKSPTGTLSAELTKRAIKDRRRRELYAWNEQLRLQNESSVQDAV, via the coding sequence ATGAGACAACCCtcgtcacggcagcgcgACGGCCCGCCGTCTCGATCGCCTGTGGGCCGCCGCGGTGTCCCTGCGGTGGTACCTCATGGGTCTCTTTCAGGGGACTTTgagacaccaccaccaccgtcacggCGTCTGCGCAGTCGTAGCAGCCCGTTCGACACCGCACCCTCACCGCCTTCGTTCCCACCGGCGACCGGGCTCGGTATTAGTGTGGTTTCTGTGCAGCCTTGCCCACGCAGTAGGCCAGTCGCGCAGAGGCGTACTATGATGTCGGTGGGCAAGGCCAGGGCTATCGCGAGGATTGCACCGCAAACCAGCCGTCTGCTGAGCAGCCGTGAAACGCGCCTTCGCAGGGAACACATCTCGGAAGGACAACCGGGAAGCCACTCTGCAGACGCCGCGACTCCGCGGCGTCTGCTAATGCGCAGATTCAGTGGTGGAGTGGCCTCTGCGCGACCACCTGCTATCACCTCTGCTCAGCTTGTCGAACTGCCGTCCTCCTCGGGGGTCACACCCGCCAGCTTCGGAATTGAAGTCGCCGGTCTGACAACCGACCACGCGCCGCGACGCCCACTCGGGGCCTCTCAGGGATCAGCCCTGTCCACGTCGCTGCTTTTCACCTTTCCAGaggcgacgccgccggcgccgacggTTGCAGGCACCGATGGACCATCAATGAGCGGCCAGGAAAGCAGAACCGTCTCGTGCACGTTCCCACCGACGCAGAAGACGACGCGCACATCCCTGTCAACTTCGTCTGATGCTGCACCGACCGCCATGGCGTCCGCTTCTCTGGCGGACTCGGTACCGCTTATTGGGGCTCACTTCACGACTGCCTCAGGtgaggatgacgaggagcGCACACTTGGGTCTCTCTCCGCGTCGCAGCCGCTGAGTCGCTTCACAGCGATGCGCGAGCCTTCAACCCTCGCCGCTTCTACGAGGAGCCCACCCATGCCATCGATCGCCATGCACGGTCGACTTATTCCATCAGTGACGAGTATCACCGACAGCTTGCACTGCTCCACAACGACGGACACCGCTGCTACACCGCGAAGGGGCAGCTGTCTGGTTTGGTTGCCTGCCGGTAGCGCCATGGACTTCTCCGGATGCTCTTCTACGACGAACCCCAAGTCATTTACCGACGAGCTGCGATCCATTCACACATCGGCTCTCATTACAGATGACGGCGCACATCACTGCCAGTGCAGCGCGGAGCCAGCGTCGCAGGGTATGGAAAGCGACGGTGACGTACCTGCACCACTCAAGGCACATTTGCCCAGCACCTCGCCACTGCCCCACGATCCTGTCGCTGGGCATACATGGCGAGCGGAATTTATGACATCGAGACACGCCGTCTCAGGGGCGCTGCACGTTGCCCACACGCCAGTGAAGCACCCACCGCGTACCGTCTTGCCATCGTCAGCGCGTACGGTGAAGACCTCCATACAATCGCAGCGCGTATCGGCGCGTTCTGTGGGGACTCACGGCGCGCCTATGCGTCCACCACTCCCAAGAGAGGGTGCGATTGGTGGCGACGGGGACACAGGAACGACCTTATCAGGCTGCGATGCCTGTACAGCAGTCTCTTACTCTCCTAATCTCACCCATCCACCGCACGCCAGCCCCAGAGGCACACCACACCGCGTGAGCAACTCCTCGGATCGCCTCCGATCTGTTACACCTACCATGACTGCCACCGGTGCAAGCAACTCCGGTGCCTCACCTCGCACCAAATCGCCGACCGGGACTTTGTCGGCTGAGCTGACCAAGCGTGCAATAAAGGATCGTCGGCGACGGGAGCTCTACGCGTGGAACGAGCAGCTTCGGTTACAGAACGAGTCCAGCGTTCAAGACGCTGTCTGA